One Helianthus annuus cultivar XRQ/B chromosome 7, HanXRQr2.0-SUNRISE, whole genome shotgun sequence genomic region harbors:
- the LOC118480294 gene encoding protein FAR1-RELATED SEQUENCE 5-like, which translates to MIGKLDASSGNWSLVVKQKDHNHEPAVFLEGHAFARRLTPDEELLVERLYIQNMEPTNIHLTIRKQNPQSVCILRDIQNVIKKIKVKMYGDRTPMQILEQMLHEGRYVYHTRVNPETNAVEEVFFVHRYSYDMWRAFPHVLMIDTTYKTNEYRLPFVQIVGVTSTHKSFCVAHAFISKEKQDNFLWVLQNLKGLLEEGMEPRVIVTDCDKALMNACDKLFPKASKLLCRWHISQNILKHTKAKFATAEEWKIFKLSWSRLCNSPTETLYNYNFERLFTRLTDDHRSGVLDYLYTVWLLPYKEKFVTAWTNTSPNFGQHTTNRVESQHAKFKRYLKGPNSSLHRLVWLVDKVVESQRIQINLTFQDSRSLKMGDHMISFFDNLRGNVSLKALDLLLVEKKKIRTLLAAGGTCGHVLFTSCGLPCACQMEWWENTNCKIPLAAVDKFWTKLDFNAEELKEDDNNLREEMDRVMQQLKAQPPIVLKSMLSKIKEVVNPSMTDHQPPEVQQDTRGAPNL; encoded by the exons ATGATAGGGAAACTAGACGCAAGTAGTGGCAATTGGAGCTTAGTGGTGAAGCAAAAGGATCATAACCATGAGCCTGCGGTATTTCTCGAGGGTCACGCGTTTGCAAGAAGGTTGACCCCAGACGAAGAATTATTGGTAGAGAGACTTTATATTCAAAACATGGAGCCTACGAACATACATTTAACCATAAGAAAACAAAACCCACAGAGCGTGTGCATTCTACGAGACATACAAAACGTGATAAAAAAGATTAAAGTCAAAATGTACGGTGATCGGACTCCAATGCAGATATTGGAGCAAATGTTGCATGAAGGAAGGTATGTTTACCACACCCGGGTGAATCCCGAAACAAATGCGGTCGAGGAGGTTTTTTTTGTTCATCGGTACTCGTACGATATGTGGCGTGCTTTCCCACATGTGTTGATGATTGATACCACTTACAAAACTAATGAGTATAGACTTCCGTTTGTTCAAATTGTGGGTGTGACATCGACACACAAGTCGTTTTGTGTCGCTCATGCTTTTATCTCTAAAGAAAAACAGGATAACTTCTTGTGGGTCCTACAGAACCTCAAAGGATTGTTGGAAGAGGgtatggaaccgcgcgtgatAGTAACAGATTGCGATAAAGCTTTGATGAATGCTTGCGATAAACTATTCCCAAAAGCATCCAAATTGCTATGTCGGTGGCACATCTCACAAAATATTCTAAAACACACCAAGGCAAAATTTGCAACGGCTGAAGAATGGAAAATATTCAAGCTTTCTTGGTCTCGATTGTGTAATTCTCCCACTGAGACGCTATACAATTATAACTTTGAGCGGCTATTTACGCGACTGACTGACGACCATAGATCAG GAGTTTTGGACTATTTGTATACTGTCTGGCTACTACCCTATAAAGAAAAGTTTGTTACAGCCTGGACTAACACAAGCCCTAACTTTGGTCAACATACAACCAACAGAGTTGAAAGCCAACATGCTAAGTTTAAGAGATACCTTAAGGGGCCAAATAGCTCGCTCCATAGACTTGTGTGGCTTGTTGACAAAGTTGTAGAGTCACAACGCATACAAATAAACCTCACTTTTCAGGATAGCCGGTCCTTGAAAATGGGGGACCACATGATATCATTCTTTGATAACCTACGTGGTAATGTTTCCCTGAAAGCACTAGATTTGTTGCTTGTGGAGAAGAAAAAGATACGTACGTTGCTCGCAGCAGGGGGGACTTGTGGTCATGTGCTTTTTACGAGTTGTGGGTTGCCATGTGCTTGTCAGATGGAGTGGTGGGAAAATACAA ATTGCAAAATTCCTCTTGCCGCCGTAGACAAATTCTGGACAAAACTAGATTTCAATGCTGAAGAACTTAAGGAAGACGATAATAATCTTCGGGAGGAAATGGACAGAGTCATGCAACAACTGAAGGCGCAACCACCGATAGTGTTAAAAAGTATGTTGTCGAAGATAAAGGAGGTGGTGAATCCAAGTATGACTGACCATCAACCGCCTGAGGTACAACAAGATACTCGGGGGGCGCCCAACCTCTAA